From the genome of Clostridia bacterium, one region includes:
- a CDS encoding ABC transporter substrate-binding protein: MYRARGTSRRSRTSVVMMLLLAACFATSCSRKPEANTAVMIIESSPTNLDPRVGTDAQSERIGKLVFDALLHRNEKFEVEPWLAERWEVPDPLTYVFHLRHDVRFHDGRQMTSADVKWTFDSILLGKIRTPKASTYRFVERVDAPDNWTIVFHMKEPYASLPWNLSDGAIGIVPNGSGDEITRSPIGTGPFKLASMEQDRQVTIERNPHYWGTKTKLERVRFIVVPDATTRALELRKGSADVAINALTADMVLTLEKDNGLVVQRSPGTIYTYLALNLRDPILQDRRVRQALAFAVDRRPMIHYLWRDMARPAASVLPTQHWAYTDDVPKYNYDPEKARKLLDEAGYPERGGVRFHLTMKTSTEESTRLLAAVLQQQLRAVGIVLDIRSFEFATFYSDVVKGSFQLYSLRWIGGNEDPDIYEHVFESTSTPPKRANRSYYANPRVDELIHQGRATLEKQARKQIYAEVQRLIAEDQPYINLWYLDNVLVHTRRLRNIEMSSSGNYDFLKVAELWQEVRQ, from the coding sequence ATGTATAGGGCGCGAGGCACGAGTCGCCGGTCGCGAACCTCGGTTGTCATGATGTTGCTGCTCGCGGCGTGCTTCGCTACGTCGTGTTCGCGTAAGCCGGAGGCGAACACGGCGGTGATGATCATCGAGAGCAGTCCCACGAACCTCGATCCGCGCGTGGGAACCGACGCCCAGTCGGAACGCATTGGCAAACTCGTGTTCGACGCGCTGCTCCATCGAAACGAAAAGTTCGAAGTGGAACCCTGGCTGGCGGAGCGCTGGGAAGTCCCAGACCCGCTGACCTACGTCTTCCATTTGCGACACGACGTGCGCTTCCACGATGGGCGGCAGATGACTTCGGCAGACGTGAAATGGACGTTCGATTCGATTCTGCTCGGTAAAATTCGTACGCCGAAGGCGAGCACGTACCGATTCGTCGAGCGCGTGGATGCACCTGATAACTGGACCATCGTCTTCCATATGAAGGAACCGTATGCGTCGCTGCCGTGGAACCTGTCGGATGGCGCGATCGGAATCGTGCCGAACGGCAGTGGCGATGAAATCACGCGCAGTCCCATCGGGACAGGGCCCTTCAAGCTGGCGAGCATGGAGCAGGATCGGCAAGTCACGATCGAGCGCAACCCTCACTATTGGGGCACTAAAACGAAACTTGAACGCGTGCGATTCATCGTGGTGCCGGATGCGACGACACGCGCGTTGGAGTTGCGCAAAGGCAGCGCCGACGTCGCCATCAACGCGTTGACGGCAGACATGGTACTAACCCTGGAGAAGGACAACGGCCTCGTAGTGCAGCGCTCGCCTGGGACCATCTACACCTATCTGGCTCTGAACCTTCGCGACCCGATATTGCAGGATCGCCGCGTGCGGCAGGCGTTGGCGTTCGCGGTAGACCGCCGACCGATGATTCACTATCTGTGGCGCGACATGGCGCGCCCGGCCGCAAGTGTCTTACCGACGCAACACTGGGCGTACACGGATGATGTGCCAAAGTACAACTACGATCCGGAGAAGGCGCGCAAGTTGTTGGACGAGGCGGGGTATCCGGAACGCGGTGGCGTGCGCTTCCACCTGACGATGAAGACCTCAACGGAGGAATCCACCCGCTTGCTGGCGGCAGTATTGCAGCAGCAATTACGCGCAGTGGGAATCGTGCTGGACATTCGAAGCTTCGAGTTCGCGACCTTCTACTCCGATGTAGTGAAAGGCTCATTCCAGTTGTATTCGCTGCGCTGGATCGGCGGCAACGAGGATCCAGACATCTACGAGCACGTGTTCGAGTCCACCAGCACTCCGCCAAAGCGCGCGAATCGTAGCTACTACGCAAACCCGCGCGTGGACGAACTGATCCACCAGGGGCGGGCGACGCTGGAGAAGCAGGCGCGCAAGCAGATCTATGCGGAAGTGCAGCGACTGATAGCCGAGGACCAGCCATATATCAATCTTTGGTATCTGGACAACGTTCTGGTGCACACGCGCCGGCTTCGCAACATAGAGATGAGTTCGTCTGGCAATTA